In one Colletotrichum destructivum chromosome 2, complete sequence genomic region, the following are encoded:
- a CDS encoding Putative cyclic nucleotide-binding domain, STAS domain, SLC26A/SulP transporter, giving the protein MASPNLGFSPWRRRAASLSSQRTAENNNPENPLLSPGRNSQMADPRILSSSVSSSHREPIRSFIHGNVRDHLGKHPVTGAYVTPVAHAANRLQTAPVDSAQYARSVREDTAELASYLLSDKKTGQSPAFLSRQRSQSSALARETAVSDDEDGDEDGDEIAHVPSSETIPEVSEPPSPDEDAEGVIEDGPSILTNLLKKSPPQSHRDPSPEPRPEPLALSDPEPKRTLSPDTPRCKPQRSTERVVDEPTERTPLIPRLSSDSFESYDTNGSTDGVDVEGQKQRPRKKWLRGLKDLTVNVEEHLVHGIQIATSPKAWDRRALWQNAVVAPASCLPAVVVGLLLNVLDALSYGESFASYPVDSSDLTRLGMILFPLGKPIFAGLGSAGISIFYVSTIVSQLTFSTGSIFKGGVGSELIEVVPFFHNMAQTITDHIGEDQPDAVIATTIVSYAISSMMTGTVFYLMGRFNFGYMVGFIPRHILIGCIGGVGWFLVATGFEVSARMDGSLEYDMDTLHKLFRSDTIPLWVTPLLLAIVLFYSQTRGASKYFLPLYIISIPVVFYFFVFSLDALEPDSLRDNGWIFEGPPSDEPWWYFYTLYSMSNLVPPPSDAGLCLLLILEFNLVEWDAVLECVPAMLALTFFGILHVPINVPALALQSGEDNADLDRELKLHGYSNFISGMAGSIQNYLVYANTVFFMRSGGDSRLAGYMLAALTFGVMIIGPKIIGFIPIMMVGTLIFDLGFELLLEAVWLPRKKLKLAEYLTVIVIVLVMGIYDFVIGIGVGIILAFVSLIIQTSRVSAVRASYTGEIVGSTVRRNPSQHHYLQEVRRQIYIVKLTGFLFFGTVVSVEEKIRALIDDSAFAERPIKYLILDLYHVTGLDYSAGEAFNTISRLLDNKGIVLVLSGKDAESEVGRNLRAMGLGNDSIEVTLLPDLNSALESCENELLKTLYASQEELRKGSRHAPTANLDVPTKPDRTSFDLVINSPRRNHLHEAARNALANTESSGTKRWQSFKEPLRLMLQIFQGLSDKNEDFWFRAVGYFVRKEYTAGTILFTRGEPAKGFYLVEKGILRADYDLPQGSLTESIVAGTTCGELPFFSETDRTATVTVDRDCVAWRMDKEGWQKLQKDQPDVAQELLRVSLKLTSERMTSITSYILTMAG; this is encoded by the exons ATGGCCTCCCCAAACCTTGGTTTCTCTCCGTGGCGGAGAAGAGCCGCATCTTTGAGCTCCCAGAGGACCGCCGAGAACAACAATCCTGAGAATCCTTTGCTCAGTCCAGGCCGAAACTCCCAGATGGCTGATCCGCGAATCTTGTCGTCTTCAGTGAGCTCCAGTCACCGGGAGCCGATCCGTTCCTTCATTCATGGCAATGTGAGGGACCACCTAGGCAAGCATCCTGTAACTGGCGCATACGTCACGCCTGTCGCACATGCCGCTAACCGTCTACAAACAGCTCCCGTTGATAGCGCCCAGTACGCTCGCAGCGTGCGCGAAGACACAGCAGAGCTCGCCTCGTACCTCTTGTCTGACAAGAAGACGGGCCAGAGCCCAGCCTTCCTCTCCCGTCAACGCTCACAATCATCAGCCCTCGCTCGGGAGACGGCTGTTtcggatgacgaggatggcgacgaggatggcgacgagatTGCGCACGTTCCGAGCTCCGAGACCATTCCGGAGGTCTCGGAACCGCCTTCACCAGACGAGGATGCTGAAGGGGTCATTGAGGACGGCCCATCGATTCTGACGAACCTGCTCAAGAAATCACCCCCTCAATCGCATCGCGACCCATCGCCCGAACCCCGACCCGAGCCATTGGCGCTATCCGACCCTGAACCGAAGCGAACCTTGTCTCCAGACACACCAAGATGCAAGCCGCAGCGGTCGACGGAAAGAGTTGTCGATGAGCCCACCGAGCGCACTCCTCTGATTCCAAGACTGTCGTCGGATAGTTTCGAGAGCTATGATACAAACGGATCCACCGACGGGGTCGATGTAGAAGGGCAAAAACAGAGACCGAGGAAGAAGTGGCTGAGAGGCCTAAAAGATCTGACTGTCAATGTGGAGGAGCACCTTGTCCACGGCATTCAGATCGCGACGAGCCCCAAGGCCTGGGACCGTCGAGCTCTGTGGCAGAATGCTGTGGTGGCCCCAGCATCTTGCCTGCCGGCGGTTGTTGTTGGCTTACTGCTCAACGTTCTTGATGCCCTGTCTTATGGTGAGTCCTTCGCTAGCTATCCCGTTGATTCGTCCGATCTGACTAGGCTAGGCATGATTCTGTTCCCCCTCGGCAAGCCCATCTTCGCTGGTCTGGGGTCGGCAGGCATATCTATTTTCTATGTGAGCACCATTGTTTCACAGTTGACTTTCTCAACTGGAAGTATTTTTAAAGGGGGCGTTGGTTCTGAACTG ATTGAAGTCGTGCCGTTCTTCCACAACATGGCCCAAACAATCACGGACCATATCGGCGAAGACCAACCCGACGCCGTGATCGCGACGACGATTGTATCATATGCGATCAGCTCCATGATGACTGGCACTGTCTTCTATCTCATGGGCAGGTTCAACTTCGGCTACATGGTTGGCTTCATTCCGAGACACATCTTGATCGGCTGCATTGGAGGTGTCGGTTGGTTCTTGGTGGCCACAGGATTCGAGGTCTCTGCTCGAATGGACGGCAGCCTTGAATACGACATGGACACTCTACACAAGCTGTTCCGGAGCGACACGATACCCCTTTGGGTGACCCCCCTTTTGCTCGCCATTGTGCTCTTCTACAGCCAGACTCGGGGTGCATCCAAGTACTTTCTGCCATTGTACATCATCTCGATTCCGGTTGTCTTCTACTTCTTTGTATTCTCTCTTGATGCGCTCGAGCCTGACTCTCTCCGAGACAATGGGTGGATTTTCGAAGGACCACCTTCGGACGAGCCGTGGTGGTACTTCTATACGTTGTACAGTATGTCGAATctcgtcccccccccctctgaCGCTGGCCTGTGCTTACTGTTGATCTTAGAATTTAACCTGGTCGAGTGGGATGCTGTGTTGGAGTGCGTTCCTGCAATGCTGGCCCTTACCTTCTTCGGTATCCTCCACGTCCCCATCAATGTTCCCGCCCTAGCTCTACAGAGCGGGGAGGACAACGCCGATCTTGACCGCGAGCTCAAGCTTCATGGCTACTCTAACTTCATCTCTGGCATGGCTGGCAGCATTCAAAACTACCTTGTTTATGCTAACACCGTGTTCTTCATGCGCTCTGGAGGAGACAGCAGGCTTGCTGGTTACATGCTGGCAGCTTTAACCTTTGGCGTCATGATCATTGGCCCCAAGATTATTGGGTTCATCCCCATCATGATGGTCGGCACTCTCATTTTCGACCTTGGCtttgagcttcttctcgaagccGTGTggctgccgaggaagaagctgaAACTAGCCGAGTATCTGACG GTAATCGTCATCGTTCTCGTGATGGGCATATACGATTTCGTCATTGGCATCGGTGTTGGCATCATTCTCGCATTTGTTTCACTGATCATCCAGACGTCGAGGGTGTCTGCTGTCCGAGCCAGCTACACAGGCGAGATTGTCGGCTCTACCGTGCGCAGAAACCCCTCGCAGCATCACTACCTGCAGGAGGTCCGTCGTCAGATCTACATAGTCAAACTGACCGGCTTCCTGTTCTTTGGCACGGTCGTAAGTGTCGAAGAGAAGATTCGCGCTCTGATCGACGACAGTGCCTTTGCTGAAAGGCCCATCAAGTATCTGATCCTGGATTTGTACCACGTGACGGGCCTCGACTATTCCGCTGGCGAAGCCTTCAATACCATAAGCAGATTGTTGGACAACAAGGGAATTGTCCTCGTCTTGAGTGGGAAAGACGCGGAGAGCGAGGTTGGTCGCAATTTGCGGGCTATGGGACTTGGCAACGATAGCATCGAAGTCACCTTGCTTCCAGACCTCAACTCGGCTCTGGAGAGCTGCGAGAACGAGCTCCTCAAGACGCTGTACGCTAGTCAAGAGGAGTTGCGGAAGGGTTCTCGTCACGCACCCACTGCCAACCTCGATGTGCCTACAAAGCCAGATCGGACATCCTTCGACTTGGTGATTAACTCGCCGAGACGCAACCATCTTCACGAAGCTGCTCGGAACGCATTGGCGAACACGGAGTCGTCGGGAACAAAGAGATGGCAGAGCTTTAAAGAGCCCCTGCGGTTGATGCTTCAGATCTTCCAGGGTCTTAGCGACAAGAACGAAGACTTCTGGTTCAGAGCGGTGGGCTACTTTGTTCGGAAGGAATACACAGCCGGCACCATCCTCTTCACGAGAGGGGAGCCAGCCAAGGGTTTTTACCTGGTTGAGAAAGGCATCCTCCGCGCCGACTACGACTTACCCCAAGGCTCGCTGACGGAGAGCATCGTGGCCGGAACGACCTGCGGCGAACTACCATTCTTCTCCGAGACGGATCGGACTGCGACGGTGACAGTGGATAGAGACTGCGTCGCGTGGCGCATGGACAAGGAGGGCTGGCAAAAACTCCAAAAAGATCAGCCGGATGTCGCTCAGGAGCTATTGAGGGTGTCACTGAAGCTGACAAGCGAGCGGATGACCTCCATTACCTCTTACATTTTGACCATGGCCGGTTAG
- a CDS encoding Putative serine-threonine protein kinase 19, whose protein sequence is MSLRSILGGGRVKKPKSKPKASAPPRKNDGTNSPRPGSSAKRKPVPAGANVDDNDDDDFFHDRLDDVGLVAALATDMSLRDVVQAIKYTRGRMFGPVPTEAAGMKSTRVAEVLNYRKAMPGIVTISHLHALLASPTAVEREVAELQRGGAVRKIYVQRRGGLGEALIQTPELEEMVAQSVGLDEEAKTAFLKFLREHPLAQTMPRSASGHKQADALVRAGFLTASIHPQHVNTPLMNLHLRPEDRGSLTSIEAVSRAASGSFDAVGGQGAVYAAGGGGGASRSPRADSSCSVAEFTIAVPGNGSFLKLTAAAVDHLTRLLSKSQFREMPVSMLRERWEGGVARDEARLARRARGEFAGVLPGRTKRWKEFYGLEFDWVLEEAMGAGLVEVFETRSVGRGARLL, encoded by the coding sequence ATGAGCTTGCGGTCAATATTGGGGGGAGGTCGCGTGAAGAAGCCAAAGTCCAAGCCGAAAGCGTCAGCGCCGCCACGGAAGAACGATGGGACAAACAGCCCCCGGCCTGGCAGCAGCGCCAAAAGGAAGCCTGTGCCGGCGGGCGCCAATGTAGACGAcaacgatgatgacgactTTTTTCACGACAGACTCGACGATGTCGGTCTCGTTGCGGCGCTGGCGACCGATATGTCTTTGCGCGACGTCGTGCAAGCTATCAAGTACACTCGTGGCCGCATGTTTGGCCCCGTTCCTACAGAGGCGGCCGGCATGAAGTCTAcgcgcgtcgccgaggtgctCAATTACCGCAAAGCTATGCCGGGGATCGTGACGATATCGCACCTCCACGCGCTGTTGGCCTCCCCGACCGCTGTGGAACGCGAGGTCGCAGAGTTGCAGCGTGGTGGAGCTGTTCGCAAGATCTACGTGCAACGTCGCGGCGGGCTGGGAGAGGCCCTCATCCAGACCCccgagctggaggagatggtggcGCAGTCTGTAGGTTTAGACGAggaggcgaagacggcgttcCTCAAGTTCCTTCGAGAACACCCTCTGGCGCAGACGATGCCGCGCTCTGCATCTGGTCACAAGCAGGCCGATGCCCTGGTGCGGGCAGGGTTCTTGACGGCCAGTATTCACCCGCAGCACGTGAACACCCCGCTGATGAATTTGCATTTGCGCCCGGAGGACCGCGGCAGCCTGACGAGCATCGAGGCCGTGTCTCGCGCAGCGTCCGGCAGCTTCGATGCCGTGGGCGGCCAGGGAGCGGTATACGCAGCGGGcggtgggggaggggcgtCGCGTTCACCCCGTGCCGACTCGTCATGTTCGGTGGCCGAATTCACCATCGCGGTACCCGGGAACGGATCCTTCTTGAAGTTAACCGCCGCAGCGGTGGACCATCTGACCCGGCTGTTGTCCAAATCTCAATTCAGAGAGATGCCCGTGTCTATGCTAAGGGAACGGTGGGAGGGTGGCGTTGCCCGGGATGAGGCACGTCTtgcaagaagggcgaggggTGAGTTCGCCGGCGTGCTGCCGGGACGGACAAAGAGATGGAAGGAGTTCTATGGCTTGGAGTTTGATTGGGTACTGGAAGAAGCAATGggcgccggccttgttgaaGTTTTCGAGACGCGGAGCGTCGGGAGGGGGGCTCGTTTGCTGTGA